In one window of Posidoniimonas corsicana DNA:
- a CDS encoding M20 metallopeptidase family protein — MLWHKRIDAIIDAELEQITALRRHLHAHPERSGAESQTSVHLYQLLGDLGLDVRIGPEGHGLLVESRRQTAGKRIALRADIDALPIQDEKSVAYRSQCDGVMHACGHDAHTACLYGALLAMDRLEQEGALPGPLTWRGVFQPAEETATGAKQMVRAGAMDGVDAALALHVDPNLPTGQVGVRSGVLTANAEMMRIEVHGAGGHAARPHESHDPIAAAAQLISTLYQFVPRKTDSRQAVVVTIGRVDGGHSANVIPECVVLEGTVRTLDRGVQRTTLEHIRHLAHGVQEITGTRIEVSFPVSIPAVENDAALSEMVRSQAMLLLGQSGVRLIESPSMGSEDFAVYGDHAPIAMFRLGAAAKPPGPALHTPHFDIDERCLAVGAKVLARSAVMWGLQGINIC; from the coding sequence ATGCTCTGGCACAAACGCATCGACGCGATCATCGACGCCGAGCTGGAGCAGATCACCGCGTTGCGGCGGCACCTGCACGCCCACCCGGAACGCAGCGGCGCCGAGTCTCAGACCAGCGTGCACCTGTACCAGCTGCTGGGGGACCTCGGCCTGGACGTGCGGATCGGGCCCGAGGGGCACGGCCTGCTGGTTGAGAGCAGGCGGCAGACCGCCGGCAAGCGGATCGCCCTCCGCGCGGACATCGACGCCCTGCCGATTCAGGACGAGAAGTCCGTCGCGTACCGCAGCCAGTGCGACGGCGTCATGCACGCCTGCGGTCACGACGCCCACACCGCGTGCCTGTACGGCGCCTTGTTGGCGATGGACCGTCTGGAGCAGGAGGGCGCGCTGCCCGGGCCGCTGACCTGGCGGGGGGTGTTCCAGCCGGCGGAGGAAACCGCCACCGGCGCCAAGCAGATGGTGCGGGCCGGGGCGATGGACGGCGTCGACGCGGCGCTCGCGCTGCACGTCGACCCGAACCTGCCGACCGGGCAGGTCGGCGTCCGCTCCGGCGTGCTGACCGCCAACGCCGAGATGATGCGGATCGAGGTCCACGGCGCCGGCGGGCACGCCGCCCGGCCGCACGAGTCGCACGACCCGATCGCCGCCGCCGCGCAGCTCATCAGTACGCTGTACCAGTTTGTTCCCCGCAAGACCGACAGCCGCCAGGCGGTGGTGGTCACGATAGGCCGCGTCGACGGCGGGCACAGCGCCAACGTGATCCCGGAGTGCGTCGTGCTGGAGGGCACCGTCCGCACGCTCGACCGCGGGGTGCAGCGGACCACGCTGGAGCACATCCGGCACCTGGCCCACGGCGTGCAGGAGATCACCGGCACGCGGATCGAGGTGTCGTTCCCGGTCAGCATCCCGGCCGTCGAGAACGACGCCGCGCTCTCCGAGATGGTCCGCTCGCAGGCGATGCTGCTGCTGGGGCAGTCGGGCGTGCGGCTGATCGAGTCGCCCAGCATGGGGAGCGAGGACTTTGCGGTGTATGGCGATCACGCCCCGATCGCCATGTTCCGCCTGGGCGCGGCGGCCAAGCCGCCCGGCCCGGCGCTGCACACGCCCCACTTTGACATCGACGAGCGTTGCCTGGCGGTCGGCGCCAAAGTGCTGGCCCGGTCGGCCGTGATGTGGGGTTTGCAGGGCATCAACATCTGCTGA
- a CDS encoding protein-tyrosine phosphatase family protein: MAFKPDIYVVEHIGSGFLAVMARPVPGEWIEDEFKNIAAFGIGRVVSLLEPDEAKELGLAREAQLCLSNRMEFVSYPIADRGLPACAKEFGRFCYELYGSIAGGQNTVVHCRAGIGRSGIISAGILLHAGFEPSEAFSRISEARRIAVPDTDEQRSWVSDNHLTIVGNNARD, encoded by the coding sequence ATGGCCTTTAAGCCTGACATCTATGTCGTGGAACACATTGGAAGCGGCTTTCTGGCCGTAATGGCCCGACCTGTCCCAGGCGAGTGGATCGAGGATGAGTTCAAGAACATCGCAGCGTTCGGCATAGGCCGTGTGGTGTCTCTGCTTGAGCCCGATGAAGCGAAGGAGCTTGGGCTCGCCAGGGAGGCACAGCTTTGTCTGTCAAATAGGATGGAGTTTGTTTCCTATCCGATTGCGGACCGGGGCTTGCCTGCCTGTGCGAAAGAGTTCGGGCGCTTCTGCTATGAGTTATACGGATCGATCGCTGGCGGCCAAAACACCGTGGTCCATTGTCGTGCTGGGATCGGACGCAGCGGCATCATCTCAGCGGGTATTCTCTTGCACGCTGGATTCGAACCAAGCGAAGCATTCTCGCGCATATCTGAGGCGCGAAGGATAGCGGTGCCAGACACCGACGAACAACGATCGTGGGTGTCTGACAACCATTTGACAATCGTCGGCAACAACGCACGGGATTGA
- a CDS encoding menaquinone biosynthesis family protein, whose amino-acid sequence MPTAAQSSTKQLIRVGHSPDPDDAFMFYALAKDKLDTGGFEFTHELVDIETLNQRAFSGELELTAVSIHAYAFLRDKYMLCNCGASMGDNYGPMVVAKDECSVDDLKSRTIAVPGKLTSAFLSLRLCLGQDYDYVLVPFDQIIPAVAAGEFEGKKVDAGLIIHEGQLTYGDQDLKLIVDMGVWWHDLTGGLPLPLGANAIRKDLGEETIVEVERLLKESIVFGLDNRQPALDYALQYGRDLDNQKADKFVGMYVNDWTRDFGDKGREAVALFLKMGHEAGVLPELVEPEFVGR is encoded by the coding sequence ATGCCCACCGCCGCCCAGTCGTCGACCAAACAGCTCATCCGCGTTGGCCACAGCCCCGACCCGGACGACGCCTTCATGTTCTACGCCCTGGCGAAGGACAAACTGGACACCGGCGGCTTCGAGTTTACGCACGAGCTGGTCGACATCGAGACCCTCAACCAGCGGGCTTTCAGCGGCGAGCTGGAGCTGACCGCCGTTAGCATCCACGCCTACGCGTTCCTGCGCGACAAATACATGCTGTGCAACTGCGGCGCCAGCATGGGCGACAACTACGGCCCGATGGTCGTGGCCAAGGACGAGTGCTCGGTCGACGACCTCAAGAGCCGCACCATCGCCGTGCCGGGCAAGCTGACCAGTGCGTTCCTGTCGCTGCGGCTCTGCCTGGGGCAGGATTACGACTACGTGCTGGTGCCGTTCGACCAGATCATCCCGGCCGTGGCGGCCGGCGAGTTCGAGGGCAAGAAGGTCGACGCCGGCCTGATTATCCACGAGGGTCAGCTCACCTACGGCGACCAGGACCTGAAGCTGATCGTCGACATGGGCGTCTGGTGGCACGACCTCACCGGTGGCCTGCCGCTGCCGCTGGGCGCCAACGCGATCCGCAAGGACCTCGGCGAAGAGACCATCGTCGAGGTCGAGCGGCTGCTCAAGGAGAGCATCGTGTTCGGCCTGGACAACCGCCAGCCGGCCCTCGACTACGCCCTGCAGTACGGGCGCGACCTGGACAACCAGAAGGCCGACAAGTTCGTCGGCATGTACGTGAACGACTGGACCCGCGACTTCGGCGACAAGGGCCGCGAGGCCGTCGCGCTGTTCCTCAAGATGGGTCACGAGGCGGGCGTGCTGCCGGAGCTGGTCGAGCCTGAGTTTGTCGGACGGTAG
- the fliS gene encoding flagellar export chaperone FliS, producing MNKSQTNEYLAAKVNTANSAQLHLMLIEGALRFLDQADKALVREEEVAANAALVRVMEIVEELLVGVRHSDDDINVKLAQLYQFVFTQVSLAYVNADRVVIDDARTILQYQRETWRQACELVGAEKPSKPAPAPKPAAVPTPHLNSAPIESGVSFEA from the coding sequence ATGAACAAGAGCCAAACGAACGAGTACCTCGCCGCCAAGGTCAACACCGCCAACTCGGCGCAGCTGCACCTGATGCTGATTGAGGGTGCGTTGCGGTTTCTCGATCAGGCCGACAAGGCGCTGGTCCGCGAGGAGGAGGTGGCCGCAAACGCCGCGCTGGTCCGCGTGATGGAGATCGTGGAGGAGCTGCTCGTCGGCGTGCGGCACTCCGACGACGACATCAACGTCAAGCTCGCGCAGCTGTACCAGTTCGTGTTCACGCAGGTCAGCCTGGCGTACGTCAACGCCGACCGGGTCGTCATCGATGACGCCCGCACCATCCTGCAGTACCAGCGGGAAACCTGGCGGCAGGCCTGCGAGCTGGTCGGCGCAGAAAAGCCCTCGAAGCCCGCTCCGGCACCCAAGCCGGCGGCCGTGCCCACCCCGCACCTGAACTCGGCGCCGATCGAATCGGGCGTTTCGTTCGAGGCGTAG
- the fliD gene encoding flagellar filament capping protein FliD, with amino-acid sequence MSSIQTSVGLISGIPIEETVDQLISVASQPLNRLTSRTEGLLAERTAVDTLATLVLGMQSSLNSFKSVATYSKKTASSSDASAVSASVVAGKSPKTGAYTFTPLQAATSHSLLSSSFSDLEGALGGGALSFRFGGHVDKGVALREINAGAGFKAGKIKITDRSGGSAVIDLRAAQNIDDVLEAINSNEEVNIRASVEGDAIKLTDTIGGSVSSLVVQEVGLGTTAASLGLAGINVAADEATGADIYSLHGGTKLSALNDGSGVRILNDLEEIDDLAFTLQDGTEAGVDLSGAATLQDVIDAINSDEDLADKVTASISSDGARLEVTDQTTGGGAFSISSVGLGSAAEDLGLSADADGATITGRRLISGLRDTLVSSLNGGRGFELGDIDITDRSGASANVDLSTAETLSDVVSLINAAGLEVTASVNNARNGIQIVNRSVADGGGAGNLTIANGGSGSTADDLGIAVDDAVVSVNSGTLNRQTLSESTLLATLNGGSGARVGDIRITDSNGVQRVADLNKAGAEAETIGDVIDAINALGNGVEARINDAGDGILLTDTAGGDGVLTVADVSGNLAAGLGILGSSTETDGSGQQVLNGSTSYTVSLDDLSTDVDGIALSSFKNGAGVDEGVFQVFASSDTDDSPRRFTVNLAGAATLGDLLERINSAAAAKGINVTAQVTEGGTGIELLDGEGGSGRLRVEELNGSLTPAADLGLVKEAGAPDSDGVQTLRSVGLFDADDAEASALELVANRINGFEAGVTASVVNDGTGYRLAINADESGAANELLIDDSSGLFTFDQISRPKDAVLLFGASATSSGVAVSSATNEFTEVVDGLRLTVKKTSTDPVTVNVTKDNQPITTALQSFVAAYNSIRTNLDAVTDFDAEANTTGILFGRNEALRVDTTLSRIVSGSFSVSGEFKSLEAIGVSLDDKGKLSLDTAKLTEALAANAADAEQLLSDQDTGVIARFTTAIDQLARGDNSLLNSRSESLQDTIDSNNDRLSVMSASLDRQRDRLLLEFYTLEEALAGFQSNIDLLDSIQLISSGSSNS; translated from the coding sequence GTGTCCTCCATCCAGACCAGCGTCGGCCTGATCTCCGGTATCCCGATTGAGGAGACCGTAGACCAGTTGATCTCGGTTGCCAGCCAGCCGTTGAACCGGCTGACGTCGCGCACCGAGGGCCTGCTGGCGGAGCGCACCGCCGTCGACACGCTAGCGACGCTGGTGCTGGGGATGCAGTCGTCGCTCAACAGCTTCAAGAGCGTTGCGACGTACAGCAAGAAGACCGCCAGCTCGTCGGACGCGTCGGCGGTGTCGGCCTCGGTGGTCGCGGGGAAATCGCCCAAGACGGGCGCCTACACGTTTACCCCGCTGCAGGCCGCGACCTCGCACAGCCTGCTCTCCAGCAGCTTCTCCGACCTGGAGGGGGCGCTCGGCGGTGGCGCCCTCAGCTTCCGCTTCGGCGGGCACGTGGACAAGGGCGTGGCGCTGCGCGAGATCAACGCCGGCGCAGGGTTCAAGGCGGGTAAGATCAAGATCACCGACCGCAGCGGCGGCAGCGCGGTGATCGACCTCCGCGCGGCGCAGAATATCGACGACGTGCTCGAGGCGATCAACTCCAACGAAGAGGTCAACATCCGGGCCAGCGTCGAGGGCGACGCCATCAAGCTAACCGACACCATCGGTGGCTCGGTGAGCAGCCTCGTGGTCCAGGAGGTGGGCCTGGGGACGACCGCCGCCAGCCTAGGGCTGGCGGGGATCAACGTTGCGGCGGACGAGGCGACCGGCGCCGACATCTACTCGTTGCACGGCGGGACCAAACTATCCGCTCTTAACGACGGCTCGGGCGTGCGGATCCTGAACGACCTGGAGGAGATCGATGACTTGGCGTTCACGCTGCAGGACGGGACCGAGGCGGGCGTCGACCTGTCGGGCGCGGCGACCCTGCAGGACGTGATCGACGCCATTAACAGCGACGAAGACCTGGCAGACAAGGTCACGGCCTCGATCTCGTCGGACGGCGCCCGGCTTGAGGTAACCGATCAGACGACTGGCGGCGGCGCGTTCTCTATCAGCAGCGTTGGGCTGGGCTCGGCCGCCGAAGACCTGGGCCTCTCCGCAGACGCGGACGGCGCGACGATCACCGGGCGGCGGTTGATCTCTGGGCTCCGGGACACGCTGGTGTCGAGCCTGAACGGCGGCCGTGGCTTCGAGCTGGGCGACATCGACATCACCGACCGATCCGGCGCCTCGGCGAATGTGGACCTGTCGACCGCCGAGACGCTCAGCGACGTGGTCTCGCTGATCAACGCGGCCGGGCTAGAGGTCACGGCCAGCGTCAATAACGCGCGCAACGGGATCCAGATCGTCAACAGGAGCGTGGCCGACGGGGGCGGCGCCGGCAACCTCACAATCGCCAACGGCGGTTCGGGCTCGACGGCGGACGACCTCGGCATCGCGGTTGACGACGCGGTCGTCTCGGTCAACAGCGGCACGCTGAACCGGCAGACGCTCAGCGAGTCGACGCTGCTGGCGACGCTCAACGGCGGCTCCGGCGCCCGGGTGGGCGACATCCGCATCACCGACTCCAACGGCGTGCAGCGGGTCGCCGACCTCAACAAGGCGGGCGCCGAGGCCGAGACCATCGGCGACGTGATCGACGCGATCAACGCGCTGGGGAACGGCGTCGAGGCGCGGATCAACGACGCCGGCGACGGCATCCTGCTGACGGACACCGCCGGCGGCGATGGCGTGCTGACGGTTGCGGACGTGAGCGGCAACCTCGCCGCCGGGCTGGGCATCCTGGGCTCGTCAACGGAAACCGACGGCAGCGGCCAGCAGGTGCTTAACGGATCGACAAGCTACACCGTCTCGCTTGACGACCTGTCGACCGACGTCGACGGCATAGCGCTGTCGTCGTTCAAGAACGGCGCCGGCGTTGATGAGGGCGTCTTCCAGGTGTTTGCGTCCTCGGACACCGACGATTCGCCCCGTCGGTTCACGGTTAACCTGGCGGGCGCCGCCACGCTGGGCGACCTGCTGGAGCGGATCAACTCCGCGGCCGCCGCCAAGGGGATCAACGTCACGGCGCAGGTCACCGAGGGCGGCACGGGCATCGAGCTGCTCGACGGCGAGGGCGGGTCCGGCCGCCTGCGGGTGGAGGAGCTCAACGGCTCGCTCACACCGGCGGCTGACCTGGGGCTCGTCAAGGAAGCCGGCGCGCCCGACTCCGACGGCGTCCAGACGCTCCGGTCGGTGGGTTTGTTTGACGCGGACGACGCCGAGGCGAGCGCCCTCGAGCTCGTCGCCAACCGCATCAACGGCTTCGAGGCCGGCGTGACCGCGTCGGTGGTGAACGACGGCACGGGCTACCGCCTGGCGATCAACGCCGACGAGTCGGGCGCCGCCAACGAGCTTCTGATCGACGACTCGTCCGGCCTGTTCACCTTTGACCAGATCAGCCGCCCCAAGGACGCCGTGCTGCTGTTCGGCGCGTCCGCGACCTCGTCCGGGGTCGCCGTTTCGTCCGCCACCAACGAGTTCACCGAGGTGGTGGACGGCCTCCGCCTGACGGTGAAGAAGACCTCCACCGACCCGGTCACGGTCAACGTGACCAAGGACAACCAGCCGATCACGACCGCGCTGCAGAGCTTCGTGGCCGCGTACAACTCGATCCGCACAAACCTGGACGCGGTCACGGACTTCGACGCCGAGGCCAACACCACCGGCATCCTGTTCGGCCGCAACGAGGCCCTGCGCGTGGACACCACGCTCAGCCGGATCGTGTCGGGCTCGTTCTCCGTGAGCGGCGAGTTCAAGTCGCTCGAGGCGATCGGCGTGAGCCTGGACGACAAGGGAAAATTGTCGCTCGACACCGCCAAGCTCACCGAGGCGCTCGCCGCGAACGCCGCGGACGCCGAGCAACTGCTGTCCGACCAGGACACCGGCGTCATCGCCCGCTTCACGACCGCCATCGATCAGCTCGCCCGGGGCGACAACTCGCTGCTGAACAGCCGCTCGGAGTCGCTCCAGGACACGATCGACAGCAACAACGACCGCCTGTCCGTGATGTCCGCGTCGCTCGACCGGCAACGGGACCGACTGCTGCTGGAGTTCTACACGCTGGAGGAGGCGCTCGCCGGCTTCCAGTCGAACATCGACCTGCTGGACAGCATCCAGCTGATCTCTTCGGGATCGAGCAACAGCTAA
- a CDS encoding flagellin N-terminal helical domain-containing protein has protein sequence MTRINTNVASLVGRTNLQRSNASLAQSLTRLSTGLRINTGKDDPAGLIASENLRSDITAIKKAISNTDRANQVIATADSALGQVSSLLNDIRGLVTESANAGALSEEQIAANQLQVDSSLEALNRIAQTTTFQGRRLLDGSLDFLTTQGANSSNINALQIDQANLGASGQVGVDVNVTAAATQATVEVNNLPDVTPPAQGTVTFSTETTAAQGSTGSVDFDIITADTVQATGGINLTTQAEGTVTLAGETLRVNVDSGFLAGTAGNGAITNIAVNVSETVAGGNSVGVDYNDTANTLTLNFAAASVTATDVVNALNGTLAGGVDYANSTDTIAADDLVATITGGSSVAISSDSPTNAITLSGGAAATDLITLTAVEDGALDGVAANGAYTDISVTYGNGSESVVDAGSGVLQVNLTQNEDVATVANIVSAIDNATAIGLDAATGSPGTLARQLDFTGAGEITLGSGGFTAGADAVTTTESIYITGTLAAGANGDIDISFAEAALGSGGASTNVIGNSSTGYTVQINTDIGVGVDIDDIRAAIESIDEVATASFDNPATTGTTETSSGSFYNSIQTNGTGANAPEAPPSQISLANGVDQVITAQDINITTAVGFLGNLSIGFAEANLSGTPTNVTGDATNGYTIQIDNTGTVTLEEIRSAIESLAEVGSATFENTGAGSQTYDATNDTPPTPPTLLTGAGNGNGVNGIDQDLVFQLSGATGSEVLTFEANTSLELLVNGINAVSDATGVTAEANGTSDGLILSSSAYGSNAFVDLQIIEEGSSGAFTTELGQGDRQVGTDIVASVNGITANGKGNDLSINTATLDLSATITAGFEGTASFEITGGGALFQLGPDVVSNQQARLGVNSVNTAALGGTSGLLYQLGSGGTADLSTDSTTAASIVEEAINQVTSLRGRLGAFQRTTLETNKNALNDTLSNLTEAESSIRDADFAAETANLTRSQILVQSGTRVLAIANQNPQNVLGLLG, from the coding sequence ATGACACGAATCAACACAAACGTCGCTTCGCTGGTCGGCCGCACCAACCTGCAGCGATCCAACGCGAGCCTGGCCCAGTCGCTCACCCGGTTGAGCACCGGTCTGCGTATCAACACCGGCAAGGACGACCCGGCCGGTTTGATCGCCAGCGAGAACCTCCGCAGCGACATCACCGCCATCAAGAAGGCGATCAGCAACACCGACCGCGCCAACCAGGTGATCGCGACCGCGGACTCCGCCCTCGGCCAGGTCAGCTCGCTGCTGAACGACATCCGCGGCCTGGTGACCGAGTCGGCCAACGCGGGCGCCCTCTCCGAAGAGCAGATCGCAGCTAACCAGCTGCAGGTCGACTCGTCGCTCGAGGCCCTCAACCGGATCGCCCAGACCACGACCTTCCAGGGCCGCCGGCTGCTGGACGGCTCGCTGGACTTCCTGACCACCCAGGGCGCCAACAGCTCGAACATCAACGCCCTGCAGATCGACCAGGCCAACCTGGGCGCCTCGGGTCAGGTCGGCGTCGACGTGAACGTCACGGCCGCGGCCACGCAGGCGACTGTCGAGGTGAACAACCTGCCGGACGTCACCCCGCCGGCTCAGGGCACGGTCACCTTCAGCACCGAGACTACCGCCGCCCAGGGCTCCACCGGCTCGGTCGACTTCGACATCATCACCGCGGACACCGTTCAGGCGACCGGCGGAATTAACCTGACAACCCAGGCCGAGGGCACGGTTACGCTTGCCGGCGAAACGCTCCGCGTCAACGTCGATTCCGGCTTCCTTGCCGGGACGGCCGGTAACGGGGCGATTACCAACATTGCCGTCAACGTCAGCGAGACGGTCGCCGGCGGCAACTCGGTGGGTGTTGACTACAACGACACGGCGAACACTCTTACCCTCAACTTCGCCGCAGCAAGTGTCACTGCAACCGACGTCGTCAATGCCCTCAACGGGACATTGGCGGGCGGCGTTGACTACGCGAACAGCACCGACACGATCGCTGCTGACGACCTGGTCGCCACGATCACCGGCGGCTCCAGCGTCGCGATTTCGTCCGACTCGCCCACGAACGCCATCACGCTCTCGGGCGGCGCCGCGGCCACGGACCTGATCACGCTGACCGCGGTCGAGGACGGCGCCCTGGACGGCGTCGCGGCCAACGGCGCGTACACCGACATCTCGGTCACGTACGGCAACGGCAGCGAGAGCGTTGTTGACGCCGGCAGCGGCGTGCTGCAGGTCAACCTGACGCAGAACGAAGACGTTGCGACCGTTGCGAACATCGTCTCGGCGATCGACAACGCGACCGCCATCGGCCTGGACGCCGCCACCGGTTCGCCCGGCACCCTCGCTCGACAGCTCGACTTCACCGGCGCCGGCGAGATCACGCTCGGCTCGGGCGGTTTCACGGCCGGTGCTGACGCCGTGACCACCACCGAGAGCATCTACATCACCGGCACGCTGGCGGCTGGGGCGAATGGCGACATCGACATCAGCTTCGCCGAGGCGGCGCTGGGAAGCGGCGGCGCCAGCACGAACGTGATCGGTAACTCCTCGACCGGCTACACGGTGCAGATCAACACCGACATTGGCGTCGGCGTCGATATCGATGACATCCGGGCCGCGATCGAGTCCATCGACGAGGTGGCCACAGCCTCGTTCGACAACCCGGCGACCACCGGCACGACCGAGACTTCGAGTGGTTCGTTCTACAACTCCATCCAGACGAATGGGACCGGCGCCAACGCCCCCGAGGCGCCGCCGTCCCAGATCTCGCTGGCCAACGGCGTTGATCAGGTGATCACCGCCCAGGACATCAACATCACGACCGCGGTCGGGTTCCTCGGAAACCTGAGCATCGGCTTCGCCGAGGCCAACCTGTCGGGCACGCCCACGAACGTGACCGGCGACGCCACGAACGGCTACACCATCCAGATCGACAACACCGGCACGGTGACCCTGGAAGAGATCCGTTCGGCGATCGAGAGCCTGGCCGAGGTTGGATCGGCCACGTTCGAGAACACGGGCGCCGGCTCCCAGACCTACGACGCCACAAACGACACCCCGCCGACCCCGCCGACTCTGCTGACCGGCGCCGGCAACGGCAACGGCGTCAACGGCATCGACCAGGACCTGGTGTTCCAGCTGTCCGGCGCCACCGGCTCGGAGGTGCTGACCTTCGAGGCCAACACCAGCCTCGAGCTGCTGGTCAACGGCATCAACGCGGTGAGCGACGCCACGGGCGTCACCGCCGAGGCCAACGGCACCAGCGACGGCCTGATCCTCAGCTCGTCGGCCTACGGCAGCAACGCGTTTGTCGACCTGCAGATCATCGAAGAAGGCTCCAGCGGTGCGTTCACCACTGAGCTCGGCCAAGGCGATCGCCAGGTGGGAACGGACATCGTTGCGTCGGTCAACGGCATCACCGCCAATGGCAAAGGCAACGACCTGTCGATCAACACGGCCACGCTCGACCTGTCGGCGACCATCACCGCAGGCTTCGAGGGCACGGCCAGCTTCGAGATCACCGGCGGCGGCGCCCTGTTCCAGCTGGGCCCGGACGTGGTTTCCAACCAGCAGGCCCGGCTTGGCGTCAACAGCGTCAACACGGCCGCCCTGGGCGGAACCAGCGGCCTGCTGTACCAGCTCGGCTCGGGCGGCACGGCCGACCTGTCGACCGACTCGACCACGGCCGCCAGCATCGTCGAAGAGGCGATCAACCAGGTCACCTCGCTCCGGGGTCGACTGGGCGCCTTCCAGCGGACGACGCTGGAGACCAACAAGAACGCCCTCAACGACACCCTCAGCAACCTGACCGAGGCCGAGAGCTCGATCCGCGACGCCGACTTCGCCGCGGAGACCGCGAACCTCACCCGTTCGCAGATCCTGGTCCAGTCGGGCACCCGGGTGCTGGCGATCGCCAACCAGAACCCGCAGAACGTGCTGGGTCTGCTCGGTTAG
- the csrA gene encoding carbon storage regulator CsrA — MLVLSRQRDESIIIGDNVVITVVDVRGDKVRLGIEAPVEIPVHRREVYEAIQRENRRAAETSTEDARQLGGKDEAAK; from the coding sequence ATGCTGGTCCTATCAAGACAGCGCGACGAGAGCATCATCATCGGCGACAACGTCGTCATCACGGTTGTCGACGTGAGGGGCGACAAGGTCCGGCTCGGCATCGAGGCCCCCGTCGAGATCCCCGTGCACCGCCGCGAGGTGTACGAGGCGATCCAGCGCGAGAACCGCCGCGCCGCGGAGACCTCCACCGAGGACGCCCGCCAGCTCGGCGGCAAGGACGAAGCGGCCAAGTAG
- the fliW gene encoding flagellar assembly protein FliW, giving the protein MVIDTSRFGPVECQASDLLTFPHGLIGMEGCREWVLLADSENDALGWLQSAERRDLALAVVSPRRFVPDYQVRVSARDIADLAAADGEQPQVLVILSRSEDGLVVNLKAPVVVCLESRRGRQVVAKDDHSVHYVLGATVPFRQSA; this is encoded by the coding sequence ATGGTCATAGACACCAGCCGTTTTGGCCCTGTTGAATGTCAGGCGAGCGACCTGCTCACCTTCCCCCACGGATTGATTGGCATGGAGGGCTGCCGCGAGTGGGTGCTGCTCGCGGACTCCGAGAACGACGCCCTCGGCTGGCTGCAGTCCGCCGAACGCCGCGACCTCGCGTTGGCGGTGGTCAGCCCGCGGAGGTTCGTGCCGGACTACCAGGTGCGGGTCTCGGCCCGCGATATCGCGGACCTGGCCGCGGCCGACGGCGAGCAGCCGCAGGTGCTGGTGATCCTGAGCCGCTCGGAGGACGGGCTGGTGGTGAACCTCAAGGCGCCGGTGGTGGTCTGTCTGGAGTCGCGGCGGGGCCGGCAGGTGGTCGCCAAGGACGACCACTCCGTGCACTACGTGCTGGGCGCGACGGTCCCATTCCGACAATCGGCATAG